The Salvia miltiorrhiza cultivar Shanhuang (shh) chromosome 1, IMPLAD_Smil_shh, whole genome shotgun sequence genome has a window encoding:
- the LOC131022610 gene encoding protein STRICTOSIDINE SYNTHASE-LIKE 3-like: protein MTPAGIFAGLFILLAVYCAIDPFRHSAISEFPDFESVRVEMPPWSALPVEKDRQNLLQKSEIRFLNQVQGPESMAFDPMGRGPYTGVADGRVVFWDGEKWNDFAYTSANRSGLCDPKPSVLSYVKNEHICGRPLGLRFDKKSGDLYIADAYFGLMKVGPEGGLATSLTAEAEGVPLGFTNDLDVDDEGNIYFTDSSTKYRRRNFLQLVFSSEDTGRVLKYNPETKETTVLVQNVQFPNGISLSKDRSFFVFCEGSIGRLIKYWLKGEKAGTWEPLAVLPGFPDNVRTNEKGEFWVAIHCRRSIYAHILGLYPKLRQAWLKLPISAKLHYLMQIGGRMHAVVVKYSEEGKLLQILEDRPGKVVRAVSEVEERDGKLWMGSVLMSCVAVYDLD from the exons ATGACGCCCGCCGGAATATTCGCCGGTTTGTTCATCCTGCTGGCGGTCTACTGCGCCATCGACCCGTTCCGGCACTCCGCGATTTCCGAATTCCCCGATTTTGAGTCGGTTAGGGTTGAGATGCCGCCGTGGTCCGCCCTCCCCGTCGAGAAGGACCGCCAGAATCTGCTGCAGAAATCGGAAATTAGGTTTTTGAATCAGGTGCAGGGCCCCGAGAGCATGGCTTTCGACCCGATGGGCCGCGGCCCGTACACCGGCGTCGCTGATGGCAGGGTTGTTTTCTGGGATGGAGAGAAGTGGAATGACTTTGCCTACACTTCGGCTAATCG GTCGGGGCTATGCGATCCGAAGCCATCAGTGCTGAGCTACGTGAAGAACGAACACATCTGTGGCAGGCCTTTGGGGCTAAGATTTGACAAAAAGAGTGGTGATTTGTACATTGCTGATGCATATTTCGGGTTGATGAAGGTTGGCCCCGAGGGTGGTTTGGCCACGTCACTGACTGCTGAAGCCGAAGGTGTCCCCCTGGGATTCACAAACGACTTAGACGTTGATGATGAAGGGAACATTTACTTTACCGATAGCAGCACCAAGTACAGAAGAAG GAACTTCCTCCAGTTGGTTTTCTCGAGCGAGGATACCGGAAGGGTGCTGAAGTACAATCCAGAAACAAAGGAAACCACTGTTCTTGTCCAGAACGTGCAGTTTCCAAACGGCATTTCCTTAAGTAAGGATCGTTCGTTCTTTGTGTTCTGTGAGGGTTCGATTGGGAG GTTGATTAAATACTGGTTGAAAGGTGAGAAGGCAGGGACATGGGAGCCCTTGGCCGTGCTCCCCGGGTTTCCGGACAATGTGCGAACAAACGAGAAGGGCGAATTCTGGGTAGCGATCCATTGCCGGAGAAGCATATACGCGCACATCCTAGGTCTGTATCCGAAACTACGGCAAGCCTGGCTGAAACTTCCGATCTCTGCGAAGCTCCATTACCTGATGCAGATCGGGGGGCGGATGCACGCCGTGGTGGTGAAGTACAGCGAAGAGGGTAAGCTCTTGCAGATTTTGGAGGATAGGCCAGGGAAAGTGGTTAGAGCAGTGAGTGAAGTGGAGGAGAGAGATGGGAAGCTTTGGATGGGGAGTGTGTTAATGTCGTGTGTTGCAGTTTATGATTTAGATTAG